One genomic window of Leopardus geoffroyi isolate Oge1 chromosome C3, O.geoffroyi_Oge1_pat1.0, whole genome shotgun sequence includes the following:
- the NUCKS1 gene encoding nuclear ubiquitous casein and cyclin-dependent kinase substrate 1 isoform X1, whose translation MSRPVRNRKVVDYSQFQESDDADEDYGRDSGPPAKKIRSSPREAKNKRRSGKNSQEDSEDSEEKDVKTKKDDSHSAEDSEDEKEDHKNVRQQRQAASKAASKQREMLMEDVGSEEEQEEEDEAPFQEKDSGSDEDFLMEDDDDSDYGSSKKKNKKMVKKSKPERKEKKMPKPRLKATVTPSPVKGKGKVGRPTASKASKEKTPSPKEEDEEPESPPEKKPSASPPPEKSGDEGSEDEAQSGED comes from the exons AAATAGAAAGGTGGTTGATTATTCACAGTTTCAGGAATCTGATGATGCTG ATGAAGATTATGGAAGAGATTCAGGGCCTCCAGCTAAGAAAATTCGGTCATCTCCCCGAGAAGCTAAAAACAAGAGGCGATCTGGAAAGAATTCACAGGAAGATAG TGAGGACTCCGAAGAAAAAGATGTGAAGACCAAGAAGGATGATTCTCACTCAGCAG AGGACAgtgaagatgaaaaagaagatcATAAAAATGTGCGCCAGCAACGGCAGGCAGCCTCTAAAGCAGCTTCCAAACAGAGAGAGATGCTCATGGAGGACGTGGGCAgcgaagaagaacaagaagaggaagatgaggcGCCGTTCCAAGAGA AAGATTCCGGCAGCGATGAAGATTTCCTCAtggaagatgatgatgatagtgactATGGcagttcaaaaaagaaaaacaaaaagatggttAAGAAGTCCAAacctgagagaaaagaaaagaaaatgcccaaACCCAGGCTAAAGGCTACAG tgacTCCAAGCCCTGTGAAAGGCAAAGGGAAGGTGGGTCGCCCCACAGCTTCCAaggcatcaaaggaaaagactccTTCTCCCAAAGAAGAAGACGAGGAACCAGAAAGCCCTCCAGAAAAGAAACCCTCTGCCAGCCCTCCACCTGAGAAATCTGGGGATGAAGGGTCTGAAGATGAAGCCCAGTCTGGGGAGGATTAA
- the NUCKS1 gene encoding nuclear ubiquitous casein and cyclin-dependent kinase substrate 1 isoform X2, producing the protein MSRPVRNRKVVDYSQFQESDDADEDYGRDSGPPAKKIRSSPREAKNKRRSGKNSQEDSEDSEEKDVKTKKDDSHSAEDSEDEKEDHKNVRQQRQAASKAASKQREMLMEDVGSEEEQEEEDEAPFQENSGSDEDFLMEDDDDSDYGSSKKKNKKMVKKSKPERKEKKMPKPRLKATVTPSPVKGKGKVGRPTASKASKEKTPSPKEEDEEPESPPEKKPSASPPPEKSGDEGSEDEAQSGED; encoded by the exons AAATAGAAAGGTGGTTGATTATTCACAGTTTCAGGAATCTGATGATGCTG ATGAAGATTATGGAAGAGATTCAGGGCCTCCAGCTAAGAAAATTCGGTCATCTCCCCGAGAAGCTAAAAACAAGAGGCGATCTGGAAAGAATTCACAGGAAGATAG TGAGGACTCCGAAGAAAAAGATGTGAAGACCAAGAAGGATGATTCTCACTCAGCAG AGGACAgtgaagatgaaaaagaagatcATAAAAATGTGCGCCAGCAACGGCAGGCAGCCTCTAAAGCAGCTTCCAAACAGAGAGAGATGCTCATGGAGGACGTGGGCAgcgaagaagaacaagaagaggaagatgaggcGCCGTTCCAAGAGA ATTCCGGCAGCGATGAAGATTTCCTCAtggaagatgatgatgatagtgactATGGcagttcaaaaaagaaaaacaaaaagatggttAAGAAGTCCAAacctgagagaaaagaaaagaaaatgcccaaACCCAGGCTAAAGGCTACAG tgacTCCAAGCCCTGTGAAAGGCAAAGGGAAGGTGGGTCGCCCCACAGCTTCCAaggcatcaaaggaaaagactccTTCTCCCAAAGAAGAAGACGAGGAACCAGAAAGCCCTCCAGAAAAGAAACCCTCTGCCAGCCCTCCACCTGAGAAATCTGGGGATGAAGGGTCTGAAGATGAAGCCCAGTCTGGGGAGGATTAA